The Hyalangium minutum genome has a segment encoding these proteins:
- a CDS encoding FHA domain-containing protein: MGFQLKIAEGKDAGKEFEFDQESVLIGRTPECDVVLYDAGVSRKHCRIFNEGSDFLIEDMGSSNGTKVNGAAITRKQALATGDKLTLGPVVFVFEAMLDQAEEPSTDAGVDLPPAEPGTDANSTRIVSVDKVKPRAKNKGEAFKPEGAEAEPENLDKIQRSATRALPAVRPNRPATGNVPRTSGSSAAVPRASGPSGSIERVSGASPVPRRSGGSGAVARAAPKEGALSAAEKARIKRESPGPLAAAKLFWLQASTNVRRGILGGVGVLALALVATAYYYVISQDIGLGGPRRGPEPMELSNKAIPDVFGLGEGVDYPKADLKNFTWEYTAATRAVVILHFQAQGISQGEVVVTVNGVDVGQVPADTLASRDRSLEIMIPPNLLKKGETNRIVFDNTKNPPGEDEWRIWNVRVEKALLPDLPPDELVAKAKEAYSRGRLNFERMDVGARNRYEAWKSFREAWLLLEAHPEPKPDLYFEAKDRMKDAQQEMDKTCAKLLLETEGYYNQRNFKNARDTLDHIREYFPEYDQPCATHAENKRAEYGF; the protein is encoded by the coding sequence ATGGGCTTCCAGCTGAAGATTGCCGAGGGCAAGGACGCGGGTAAGGAGTTCGAGTTCGATCAGGAGTCCGTCCTGATCGGCCGGACTCCCGAATGCGACGTTGTGCTCTACGACGCCGGCGTGTCGCGCAAGCACTGCCGCATCTTCAACGAGGGCAGCGACTTCCTCATCGAGGACATGGGCAGCTCCAACGGCACCAAGGTGAACGGAGCGGCCATCACCCGGAAGCAGGCGCTGGCCACCGGGGACAAGCTGACGCTGGGGCCGGTGGTCTTCGTCTTCGAGGCCATGCTGGATCAGGCCGAGGAGCCCAGCACGGACGCGGGCGTCGACCTGCCCCCTGCGGAGCCCGGCACGGATGCGAACAGCACGCGCATCGTCTCCGTGGACAAGGTGAAGCCGCGCGCCAAGAACAAGGGCGAGGCATTCAAGCCCGAGGGCGCGGAGGCCGAGCCGGAGAACCTGGACAAGATCCAGCGCTCCGCCACGCGTGCTCTGCCCGCGGTGCGGCCGAACCGCCCGGCCACTGGTAACGTTCCGCGGACCTCTGGCTCTTCGGCCGCGGTGCCTCGGGCCTCTGGTCCGTCAGGCTCCATCGAGCGTGTGAGTGGAGCCTCGCCCGTGCCTCGCCGGTCCGGTGGCAGCGGCGCGGTGGCGCGTGCGGCACCCAAGGAGGGCGCGCTGTCCGCCGCCGAGAAGGCCCGCATCAAGCGCGAGTCTCCGGGTCCCCTCGCGGCGGCGAAGCTCTTCTGGCTTCAGGCCAGCACCAATGTGCGCCGCGGCATCCTGGGAGGAGTCGGGGTGCTGGCGCTCGCTCTGGTGGCGACCGCGTACTACTACGTGATCAGCCAGGACATCGGCCTGGGCGGCCCACGCCGCGGGCCCGAGCCCATGGAGTTGAGCAACAAGGCCATCCCGGACGTGTTCGGTTTGGGCGAGGGCGTCGACTACCCCAAAGCGGACCTGAAGAACTTCACCTGGGAGTACACCGCCGCGACGCGCGCGGTGGTCATTCTCCACTTCCAGGCGCAGGGCATCTCCCAGGGCGAGGTGGTGGTGACGGTGAACGGCGTGGACGTGGGCCAGGTGCCCGCGGACACACTGGCCAGCCGCGACCGCTCGCTGGAGATCATGATCCCGCCCAACCTGCTCAAGAAGGGCGAGACCAACCGCATCGTCTTCGACAACACGAAGAACCCGCCGGGCGAGGACGAGTGGCGCATCTGGAACGTGCGCGTGGAGAAGGCGCTGCTGCCGGATCTGCCGCCGGATGAGCTGGTGGCGAAGGCCAAGGAGGCCTACTCGCGCGGCCGGCTGAACTTCGAGCGCATGGACGTGGGCGCGCGCAACCGCTACGAGGCGTGGAAGTCCTTCCGCGAGGCGTGGCTGCTGCTGGAGGCCCACCCCGAGCCCAAGCCGGACCTCTACTTCGAGGCCAAGGACCGAATGAAGGACGCGCAGCAGGAGATGGACAAGACGTGCGCCAAGCTGCTGCTGGAGACGGAGGGCTACTACAACCAGCGCAACTTCAAGAACGCCCGGGACACGCTGGATCACATCCGCGAGTACTTCCCGGAGTATGATCAGCCCTGCGCCACGCACGCCGAGAACAAGCGCGCGGAGTACGGCTTCTAG
- a CDS encoding phospholipase D-like domain-containing protein translates to MYEQGVGSERVGLARIDDRPARVESNVRAGQGRSPCPLPQHEVVWSPSVPNRLLARFYLPRSHSVLQGNSCQLLRDGVEAYPAMIEAIRSARRYVRLETYMFITDAVGELFGQALAEAAERGVHVKVLYDAMGSWTSRRGVFESLRQRGVDIRPFKPLSLSRGLRYLMRRDHRKILVVDGKVAFVGGVNISAHWAPPEGQGGGWRDDVLRIEGPAVHEIERRFLATWRMAFQEGLERVRYRMQGLRHLRRPGPPKGNVCLTVLSSRRSIHRAYLHAISRARRSVLIAAAYFVPDRRMVAVLREAAQRGVEVSLLLNGRSDHPFLEHCTRAFYEKLLSAGVRIFEWQRGVLHAKTAVVDGVWGTLGSFNLERMSLAFNHEVNAVFADPQLGRTVEESFRNDCGTCREVSLEEFRRRPFWQKVVERVLYFFRKIL, encoded by the coding sequence ATGTACGAGCAGGGGGTGGGAAGCGAGCGGGTGGGGTTGGCGCGGATCGACGATCGTCCGGCGCGAGTGGAGTCCAACGTGCGGGCGGGGCAGGGGCGGAGTCCATGCCCGCTCCCCCAGCATGAGGTCGTCTGGAGCCCGTCGGTTCCCAACCGGCTGCTGGCGCGCTTCTATCTGCCGCGCAGCCACTCGGTGCTCCAGGGGAACTCCTGCCAGCTGTTGAGGGATGGCGTGGAGGCGTACCCGGCCATGATCGAGGCCATTCGGAGCGCCCGGCGCTACGTCCGCCTCGAGACGTACATGTTCATCACCGACGCGGTGGGCGAGCTGTTCGGCCAGGCGCTGGCCGAAGCGGCCGAGCGGGGCGTCCACGTGAAGGTGCTCTATGACGCGATGGGCTCATGGACGAGCCGCCGCGGCGTCTTCGAATCGCTGCGCCAGCGCGGGGTGGACATCCGCCCCTTCAAGCCCCTGAGCCTGAGCCGGGGGCTGCGCTACCTGATGCGGCGGGACCACCGGAAGATCCTCGTGGTGGATGGGAAGGTGGCCTTCGTGGGCGGGGTGAACATCTCCGCGCACTGGGCACCACCGGAGGGGCAGGGCGGGGGCTGGCGCGACGACGTGCTGCGCATCGAGGGGCCAGCGGTGCATGAAATCGAGCGCCGCTTCCTGGCCACCTGGCGCATGGCCTTCCAGGAAGGCTTGGAGCGCGTCCGCTACCGGATGCAGGGGCTGCGGCACCTGCGGCGGCCGGGGCCTCCCAAGGGCAACGTGTGCCTGACGGTGCTCTCCAGCCGGCGCAGCATCCACCGGGCGTACCTGCACGCCATCTCCCGGGCGCGGCGGAGCGTGCTGATCGCCGCGGCGTACTTCGTGCCGGATCGGCGCATGGTGGCGGTGCTGCGCGAGGCGGCCCAGCGCGGCGTGGAGGTGAGCCTGCTGCTCAACGGCCGCAGCGATCACCCCTTCCTGGAGCACTGCACGCGAGCCTTCTACGAGAAGCTGCTCAGCGCGGGCGTCCGCATCTTCGAGTGGCAGCGCGGGGTGCTGCACGCGAAGACGGCGGTGGTGGACGGCGTGTGGGGCACGCTGGGCTCGTTCAACCTGGAGCGCATGAGCCTGGCCTTCAACCACGAGGTGAACGCCGTCTTCGCCGATCCTCAGCTGGGGCGCACGGTGGAGGAGTCGTTCCGCAACGACTGTGGCACCTGCCGCGAGGTGAGCCTGGAGGAGTTCCGCCGCCGGCCGTTCTGGCAGAAGGTCGTCGAGCGCGTGCTCTACTTCTTCCGGAAGATCCTCTAA
- a CDS encoding HEAT repeat domain-containing protein → MAGGDESQVTAGAYAIISFQQKDGTDGLSEALDTVEETAADLLHVWEEVLVLSEHPRIAERVAGLLASPRSEVRATAARILGRRNEGTAERLLPLLEDASLEVRSAAVMALARLGYRPAVTTIENLLQFVPVSEWESLAFAALCLGSPRALKHCRQACQAGGDLPGGFPRLLAMAGEEGDLPLLQKLCAHPKLAPRAIAALGILGVPSSVPFLIEHLASDALEVRLAAGTALNLMTGANLYVTARALEEGADGPEPGRVIRLPSTDAITWTQWWDGHAPRFSGAKRFRRGKPLTLGICVEELADPHSPFDVRERAAQELRIHSQQAIGFEPDWPIRRQRAAIDQWQQWWEDHRGSRPFRR, encoded by the coding sequence ATGGCGGGTGGCGACGAGTCCCAGGTCACTGCGGGAGCTTACGCCATCATTTCCTTCCAGCAGAAGGACGGAACCGATGGACTGAGCGAGGCGCTAGACACGGTGGAAGAGACTGCCGCGGACTTGCTCCATGTTTGGGAGGAGGTACTCGTGCTCTCCGAGCATCCTCGAATTGCTGAGCGCGTGGCCGGTCTGCTCGCCTCCCCGCGCTCCGAGGTGCGCGCCACCGCAGCCCGCATCCTGGGGCGCCGCAATGAAGGCACTGCCGAGCGGCTTCTCCCCCTGCTTGAGGATGCCTCGCTGGAGGTGCGCAGTGCCGCGGTCATGGCGCTGGCCCGGCTCGGCTACCGGCCCGCAGTCACAACCATTGAGAACCTGCTCCAGTTCGTTCCTGTCTCGGAGTGGGAATCTCTGGCTTTCGCAGCCCTCTGCCTGGGCTCTCCCCGTGCGCTGAAGCACTGCCGCCAGGCCTGCCAAGCCGGTGGCGACCTGCCCGGCGGGTTCCCCCGCTTACTCGCCATGGCGGGGGAAGAGGGGGACCTCCCCCTCCTTCAGAAGCTCTGCGCCCACCCGAAGCTGGCCCCCCGAGCCATCGCGGCGCTCGGCATCCTGGGGGTCCCCTCCTCCGTCCCCTTCCTCATCGAGCACCTCGCCTCGGATGCGCTCGAAGTCCGGCTGGCGGCTGGCACCGCGCTCAACCTCATGACAGGCGCCAACCTCTACGTGACCGCCCGAGCCCTGGAGGAAGGCGCGGATGGACCGGAGCCTGGCCGCGTGATCCGTCTCCCCTCTACGGACGCCATCACCTGGACGCAATGGTGGGACGGTCACGCTCCCCGCTTCTCTGGCGCCAAGCGCTTCCGGCGCGGCAAGCCGCTGACCCTCGGCATCTGTGTCGAGGAGCTTGCCGACCCTCACAGCCCCTTCGACGTCCGCGAGCGCGCCGCTCAGGAACTCCGCATCCACTCCCAGCAGGCCATTGGCTTCGAGCCTGACTGGCCCATCCGCCGTCAACGCGCCGCCATCGATCAGTGGCAGCAGTGGTGGGAAGACCACCGCGGCTCGCGCCCCTTCCGCAGGTAG
- the acnA gene encoding aconitate hydratase AcnA, which produces MTDSFGTKSQLKVGSATYDFYSLAKLAKANAAVNRLPLSLKVLLENLLRHEDGRVVKREHVEKMLAWDPKATPDTEISFHPARVLLQDFTGVPAVVDLAAMREALASMGGDPAKINPRNPADLVIDHSVQVDTFATTAAYKENAELEFDRNRERYAFLRWGQTAFKGFRVVPPDIGICHQVNLEYLAQVTFRNGNVVCPDTLVGTDSHTTMINGIGVVGWGVGGIEAEAALLGQPITMLIPQVVGFKLTGKLPAGATATDLVLTVTQMLRKKGVVGKFVEFYGSGLKSLSLPDRATIANMAPEYGATIGFFPVDEESLAYLRFTGRPDDVVALTEAYCKEQGLFLVDGAPEPVFSDTLELDLATVVPSLAGPKRPQDRVPLKEMKGAYDKSLVEMLAAGKSKGEDDEGGGKAKAPAAPVPPERLQQTVTVSQGSQSYKVGHGAVVIAAITSCTNTSNPAVLIGAGILAKKAVERGLATKPWVKTSLAPGSRVVTEYLKEAGLLPYLEGVGFHVVGYGCTTCIGNSGPLPDPVANAVTEGDLVVAAVLSGNRNFEGRINPHVRMNYLASPPLVVAYALAGDVNRNLDTDPVGHDRNGKPVYLKDIWPTNEEIQELIRTAVKPDQFRSQYSHAMEGDALWQQLQVTKGNTFQWDAKSTYVRKPPFFENLPKEPAALKDINGARVLAVLGDSVTTDHISPAGNIAKSSPAAKYLMAEGVEPKDFNSYGARRGNHEVMVRGTFANIRLKNLLVPGVEGGVTVHIPSRERMSIYDASMKYQQEGTPLVVLAGAEYGTGSSRDWAAKGTQLLGVKAVIAKSFERIHRSNLVGMGVLPLQFEAGQDAQSLGLTGHETFTITGIAEGLAPQKTLTVKAQGENGTKEFKALCRIDTPNELDYYRHGGILQFVLRQLAKA; this is translated from the coding sequence ATGACGGACAGTTTCGGCACGAAGAGCCAGCTGAAGGTGGGCTCTGCGACCTACGACTTCTACAGCCTGGCCAAGCTGGCCAAGGCCAACGCGGCGGTGAACCGCCTGCCGCTCTCGCTCAAGGTGCTGCTGGAGAACCTGCTGCGCCATGAGGACGGCCGCGTGGTGAAGCGCGAGCACGTGGAGAAGATGCTGGCCTGGGACCCGAAGGCCACCCCGGACACGGAGATCTCCTTCCACCCGGCGCGCGTGCTGCTGCAGGACTTCACCGGCGTGCCCGCGGTGGTGGACTTGGCTGCCATGCGCGAGGCGCTGGCCTCCATGGGCGGCGACCCGGCGAAGATCAACCCGCGCAACCCGGCGGACCTCGTCATTGACCACTCGGTGCAGGTGGACACGTTCGCCACCACGGCGGCCTACAAGGAGAACGCCGAGCTCGAGTTCGACCGCAACCGCGAGCGCTACGCCTTCCTGCGCTGGGGCCAGACGGCGTTCAAGGGCTTCCGCGTGGTTCCGCCGGACATCGGCATCTGCCACCAGGTGAACCTGGAGTACCTGGCGCAGGTGACGTTCCGCAACGGCAATGTGGTCTGCCCGGACACGCTGGTGGGGACCGACAGCCACACGACGATGATCAACGGCATCGGCGTGGTGGGCTGGGGCGTAGGCGGCATCGAGGCCGAGGCGGCGCTGCTGGGCCAGCCCATCACGATGCTGATTCCGCAGGTGGTGGGCTTCAAGCTGACGGGCAAGCTGCCTGCGGGCGCCACGGCGACGGACCTGGTGCTCACCGTGACGCAGATGCTTCGCAAGAAGGGCGTGGTGGGCAAGTTCGTGGAGTTCTACGGCAGCGGGCTCAAGAGCCTGTCGCTGCCGGACCGCGCCACCATCGCCAACATGGCGCCCGAGTACGGCGCCACCATCGGCTTCTTCCCGGTGGATGAGGAGAGCCTGGCCTACCTGCGCTTCACCGGCCGTCCCGACGACGTGGTGGCGCTCACCGAGGCGTACTGCAAGGAGCAGGGCCTGTTCCTCGTGGACGGCGCGCCGGAGCCGGTGTTCAGCGACACGCTGGAACTGGACCTGGCCACGGTGGTGCCGAGCCTGGCGGGCCCGAAGCGCCCGCAAGACCGCGTGCCCCTGAAGGAGATGAAGGGCGCGTACGACAAGTCGCTGGTGGAGATGCTGGCGGCGGGCAAGAGCAAGGGCGAGGACGACGAGGGCGGAGGCAAGGCGAAGGCCCCCGCGGCTCCGGTGCCTCCCGAGCGCCTGCAGCAGACGGTGACGGTGTCCCAGGGCAGCCAGAGCTACAAGGTGGGCCACGGCGCGGTGGTCATCGCGGCCATTACCTCGTGCACCAACACGTCGAACCCGGCGGTGCTCATCGGCGCGGGCATTCTGGCGAAGAAGGCGGTGGAGCGCGGGCTGGCGACGAAGCCCTGGGTGAAGACGAGCCTGGCTCCGGGCAGCCGCGTGGTGACCGAGTACCTCAAGGAAGCGGGCCTGCTGCCGTACCTGGAGGGCGTGGGCTTCCACGTGGTGGGCTACGGGTGCACCACGTGCATTGGCAACTCGGGTCCGCTGCCGGATCCGGTGGCCAACGCGGTGACCGAGGGAGACCTCGTGGTGGCGGCGGTGCTGTCGGGCAACCGCAACTTCGAGGGCCGCATCAACCCGCACGTGCGCATGAACTACCTGGCCTCGCCTCCGCTGGTGGTGGCGTACGCGCTGGCGGGGGATGTGAACCGCAACCTGGACACGGATCCGGTGGGCCATGACCGCAACGGCAAGCCGGTGTACCTGAAGGACATCTGGCCGACGAACGAGGAAATCCAGGAACTCATCCGCACGGCGGTGAAGCCGGATCAGTTCCGTAGCCAGTACTCACACGCGATGGAGGGCGACGCGCTCTGGCAGCAGCTGCAGGTGACCAAGGGCAACACCTTCCAGTGGGATGCGAAGTCCACCTACGTGCGCAAGCCGCCGTTCTTCGAGAACCTGCCGAAGGAGCCAGCGGCGCTCAAGGACATCAACGGGGCGCGGGTGCTGGCGGTGCTCGGGGACTCGGTGACGACGGACCACATCTCGCCCGCGGGCAACATCGCGAAGAGCAGCCCGGCGGCGAAGTACCTGATGGCCGAGGGCGTGGAGCCCAAGGACTTCAACTCGTACGGCGCGCGGCGCGGCAACCACGAGGTGATGGTGCGCGGCACGTTCGCGAACATCCGGCTGAAGAACCTGCTGGTGCCGGGGGTGGAGGGCGGCGTCACGGTGCACATTCCCTCGCGCGAGCGGATGAGCATCTACGACGCGTCCATGAAGTACCAGCAGGAGGGCACGCCGCTGGTGGTGCTGGCAGGGGCCGAGTACGGCACGGGCTCCAGCCGTGACTGGGCGGCGAAGGGCACGCAGCTGTTGGGCGTGAAGGCGGTGATTGCGAAGAGCTTCGAGCGCATCCACCGTTCGAACCTGGTGGGCATGGGCGTGCTGCCGCTGCAGTTCGAGGCGGGCCAGGACGCGCAGTCGCTGGGGCTGACGGGCCACGAGACGTTCACCATCACGGGCATCGCGGAGGGGCTGGCGCCGCAGAAGACGCTGACGGTGAAGGCGCAGGGCGAGAACGGCACCAAGGAGTTCAAGGCGCTGTGCCGCATCGACACGCCGAACGAGCTCGACTACTACCGCCACGGCGGCATCCTGCAGTTCGTGCTGCGCCAGCTGGCCAAGGCGTAG
- a CDS encoding DUF4150 domain-containing protein, protein MADVFANGRSILHKGDGNTHVSAPPDVCKVPTPGGPVPTPFVNSAQDSMLDKGSQTTTIEGHPIALADSELSVSSGDEPGTAGGLVSSKFKGKMAWSAVSTDVKVEGKGVARFLDPTLHNGNTFNICFISRGGTGLAYGDDAKCPACGQAGRKHRVLETPLAKGAVGAIFLELDKRLKEQKPLIEQHRKLRAKRKALTVKSEREANAASLSLKPKEMQKQQLMLLREQAIAQKLIAKLQEIGPQIHKIDGELKPEYDKIKEMRRRYKAEIDKISQEMNRINEEIDQKNPVLDLNDQEGTFVDGYMVGACICKCVGKEPKMLAARSGASNAAFKTAASAAGFEPVAGFRMSSNQQAHIQMVGRAKWECAAPQLLSSGRAGGHNVKTMSERLYAPEARPSPSVRYKRTDTKGTRKREEQFSHGDSVPSCKECQKLIPEMLCYNRQECS, encoded by the coding sequence ATGGCAGACGTTTTCGCCAACGGCCGTTCCATTCTCCACAAGGGGGATGGCAACACTCACGTCTCGGCACCACCCGATGTTTGCAAAGTGCCGACACCCGGAGGACCTGTTCCTACTCCCTTCGTGAACTCAGCTCAGGATTCGATGCTCGACAAGGGCAGCCAAACGACGACCATCGAGGGGCACCCGATTGCGCTGGCGGATTCTGAGCTCAGTGTCAGCTCCGGGGACGAACCTGGGACGGCTGGAGGCCTCGTGTCCTCCAAGTTCAAGGGGAAGATGGCTTGGAGCGCCGTCAGCACGGACGTCAAGGTCGAAGGCAAGGGAGTAGCGCGGTTCTTGGATCCCACCCTGCACAACGGCAATACCTTCAACATCTGTTTCATCTCCCGGGGAGGAACCGGGCTGGCGTATGGCGACGATGCGAAGTGCCCAGCATGCGGGCAGGCTGGACGGAAGCATCGAGTACTCGAGACGCCTCTGGCCAAAGGGGCTGTCGGAGCCATCTTCCTGGAGCTCGACAAGCGCCTCAAAGAACAGAAACCTTTGATCGAACAACACCGCAAGTTGCGAGCAAAGCGCAAGGCGCTGACAGTCAAGTCAGAGAGAGAAGCCAACGCGGCGTCGTTGTCTCTAAAGCCAAAAGAAATGCAAAAGCAGCAGTTGATGCTGCTTCGTGAGCAAGCCATCGCGCAGAAGTTGATCGCGAAGCTCCAAGAGATTGGTCCTCAGATTCATAAGATTGACGGTGAACTCAAGCCTGAGTACGACAAGATAAAGGAGATGAGGCGTAGGTATAAAGCTGAGATAGATAAGATCAGCCAAGAGATGAATAGGATCAACGAGGAGATTGACCAGAAAAACCCGGTGCTGGACCTCAATGATCAGGAAGGCACATTCGTCGATGGCTACATGGTAGGGGCCTGCATCTGTAAGTGCGTCGGCAAGGAGCCGAAGATGCTTGCTGCTCGTTCTGGAGCTTCCAATGCGGCGTTCAAGACAGCGGCGTCCGCTGCGGGCTTCGAACCGGTTGCGGGTTTTAGAATGAGCAGCAACCAGCAGGCGCACATCCAGATGGTGGGGCGTGCCAAATGGGAATGTGCCGCTCCCCAACTACTCTCCTCAGGACGGGCGGGCGGGCACAATGTGAAGACCATGTCAGAGCGCCTCTATGCGCCGGAGGCACGTCCATCTCCTTCTGTGAGGTACAAACGAACGGATACGAAGGGCACGAGGAAGAGAGAGGAGCAGTTCAGCCACGGAGACTCAGTCCCTTCCTGTAAAGAATGCCAGAAACTTATTCCGGAAATGCTTTGCTACAACCGACAGGAATGCTCTTGA
- a CDS encoding DUF2169 family type VI secretion system accessory protein, with translation MPNLENLTRFKAVDLPSMNKEGEELLLICVAGRFELPPAGRPSQNPPKPSEEQRPPVMEDVYWGEPGASSLRYEGQTAYIRPGTDIYVSGHAWAPGGKPVPELLAAVKVGACQKGVRVFGTRVWYRGALGLKASAPRPFESMPLRYERSFGGVAAATGKEPLAYEPRNPVGMGLYGSVKEAVEQPLPNLEDPLQQISSPTDRVAPAGFGPIARSWQPRLQLAGTYDEAWVEQRAPLWPRDFDPHFFHAASPGLIASPGLKGGEPVVLSGFSPDGQLAFPLPRYRLLAKTVFRHRVDRRELALDAVLLEPEARTLTLIWRAAVPAHRELAQHEYSLVRELEPWEGSL, from the coding sequence ATGCCGAACCTCGAGAACCTCACCCGCTTCAAGGCTGTGGACCTGCCCTCGATGAACAAGGAGGGCGAGGAGCTGCTGCTCATCTGCGTTGCTGGCCGGTTCGAGTTACCTCCCGCAGGCCGGCCCTCTCAAAATCCGCCCAAGCCGAGCGAGGAGCAACGCCCGCCCGTGATGGAGGACGTCTACTGGGGCGAGCCTGGTGCCTCGAGCCTGCGCTACGAGGGACAGACGGCCTATATCCGGCCAGGAACGGACATCTACGTCTCGGGTCATGCATGGGCGCCTGGAGGCAAGCCGGTGCCGGAATTGCTGGCGGCCGTGAAGGTAGGGGCATGCCAGAAGGGGGTCCGCGTCTTCGGGACACGGGTGTGGTACCGGGGCGCATTGGGGCTGAAGGCCTCGGCGCCCAGGCCGTTCGAGTCCATGCCGCTGCGCTACGAGCGCAGCTTCGGCGGAGTAGCCGCAGCCACGGGCAAGGAGCCTCTCGCATACGAGCCAAGAAACCCTGTGGGAATGGGCCTGTATGGCTCTGTAAAGGAGGCGGTCGAGCAGCCCCTACCGAACCTGGAGGATCCCCTCCAGCAGATCTCGAGTCCCACGGATCGCGTAGCGCCTGCAGGCTTTGGCCCTATCGCCCGGAGCTGGCAACCCCGCCTCCAGCTGGCAGGAACGTATGACGAGGCCTGGGTGGAGCAACGAGCCCCGCTGTGGCCTCGTGACTTTGATCCCCACTTCTTTCATGCAGCTTCACCAGGACTCATCGCATCTCCTGGGTTGAAGGGAGGAGAGCCGGTGGTGCTCTCGGGCTTCTCGCCGGATGGGCAGCTTGCTTTTCCCCTCCCACGCTATCGATTGTTGGCCAAGACCGTGTTCCGCCATCGGGTGGACCGCAGGGAGTTGGCCTTGGACGCCGTGCTGCTCGAGCCTGAGGCTCGAACCCTGACGCTGATCTGGCGCGCGGCAGTTCCCGCCCACCGAGAGCTGGCCCAGCACGAGTACAGCCTCGTCCGGGAGCTAGAACCCTGGGAAGGTTCACTTTGA